The segment TTCTTAGATTTGAAATTACATGATATCCCAAATACCGTGGAAAAAGCGATGCAAGGCCTAGCAAAATTAGGCGTAGACATTACTTGTGTCCATGCTGCCGGCGGTATCCGTATGATGGAAGCGGCGATGCGTGGCTTGACAGATGGAACACCCGAAGGTAAGAAACGACCTTTACTTTTAGCAATCACGCAACTGACTTCCACAAGTGAAGAAGAGATGCACCATGATCAACTGATCGAAGTACCCTTAGAAGAAAGTGTGATCCACTACGCAGCTTGTGCAAAAGAAGCAGGTTTAGATGGGGTCGTATCTTCAGCACTTGAAGTGGCATCGATCAAAGCAAAAGCAGGTGACACATTTACGTGTCTAACCCCTGGCATCCGACCGGAAGGAACAGTTGCTGGTGACCAAACCAGAATCGTGACACCAGCCCGTGCAAAAGAAATTGGCTCAACCTTTATCGTTGTCGGTCGACCTATCACACAAGCAGAAGATCCTTACCAAGCCTATCAAACAATCAAAGAAGAATGGAGTCGTTGATCTATGAATATCGAACAAACTATTGCCAAAGACCTTTTAGAAATCGAAGCTGTTTTCTTAAGCCCAAACCAACCATTTACTTGGGCAAGTGGCATCAAAAGCCCCATCTATTGTGACAATCGCATCACGATGAGTTATCCAAAAGTAAGAAAAGAAATCGCTCAAGGATTAGCTGAAAAAATCAAGCAAGAATTTCCAGAAGTCGAAGTGATTGCTGGAACGGCAACTGCAGGAATCCCTCATGCAGCATGGGTAGCTGAGATCTTAGACTTACCAATGGTCTATATTCGCAGCAAAGCGAAAGCTCATGGCAAAGGGAACCAAATCGAAGGACGGATCTTCGAAGGACAAAAAATGGTGGTCATTGAAGATTTGATCTCAACAGGTGGAAGTGTACTAGAAGCCGCTGAAGCAGCGAAACGAGAAGGTGCGGATGTTTTAGGTGTCGCAGCTATCTTTACTTACGAGTTGCCAAAAGGAAAAGCTAACTTTGAAGCAGCGGGTCTACCATTGGTTACTTTGACGAATTATTCTGTGCTGATCGAATTTGCTTTAGAAAATAAAACCATCGACGAAACAGAATTAGCTTTACTAAAAGAATGGAAAAAAGATCCTGAGAACTGGGTGACGGATTAAGTTGAAAAAAGGGCGGAAAACATTTGTTGTTTCAGCCCTTTTTCTATTTGTGGAATAGCTAAATCCTGATGATACATAGTAAAAACTATTCTTTTATAAATGAAAACCTCTAAAGATAATAAGCTGAAAATTTGCGAATTCAAGTTATTTAATGATAAGATTATCGGAAAAGTCATCTCAAGGAGGAGGAATCTTTATGGGATTGAATGAATTTATTTTAGGACTAAATAACTTAGAAAGAATCACACGGGCGCCAGGTTTCTTCAAACACACTGAACATACTGTTGCGGCTCATTCCTATCGTGTGGCTTCAATTGCGCAAGTCTTAGGTGATATTGAAGAACTCCATGGGCAATCAATCGATTGGAAACTCTTGTATGAAAAAGCTTTGAACCATGATTACACTGAACGTTTTATCGGCGACATCAAAACTCCAGTAAAATATGCAAGTAAAGAGTTGCGGGGGATGCTACAGACTGTCGAAGAAAAAATGACGGATGAGTTCATCAATCAAGAAATTCCCGAAGCGTTACAAGACGTCTATCGTCGCCGCTTGTTCGAAGGAAAAGACGATACGGTCGAAGGCGAATTATTAGCAGTTTCAGATAAAATCGATTTGTTGTACGAATCATTTGATGAGATCAGTAAAAATAATCCGGAGAAAGTCTATAAAGAGATGTTTA is part of the Enterococcus mundtii genome and harbors:
- the pyrF gene encoding orotidine-5'-phosphate decarboxylase, whose protein sequence is MNQRPIIALDFSSWQEVETFMQRFPEDEKLFVKIGMELFYQEGPIIVRWLKDAGHDVFLDLKLHDIPNTVEKAMQGLAKLGVDITCVHAAGGIRMMEAAMRGLTDGTPEGKKRPLLLAITQLTSTSEEEMHHDQLIEVPLEESVIHYAACAKEAGLDGVVSSALEVASIKAKAGDTFTCLTPGIRPEGTVAGDQTRIVTPARAKEIGSTFIVVGRPITQAEDPYQAYQTIKEEWSR
- the pyrE gene encoding orotate phosphoribosyltransferase, producing the protein MNIEQTIAKDLLEIEAVFLSPNQPFTWASGIKSPIYCDNRITMSYPKVRKEIAQGLAEKIKQEFPEVEVIAGTATAGIPHAAWVAEILDLPMVYIRSKAKAHGKGNQIEGRIFEGQKMVVIEDLISTGGSVLEAAEAAKREGADVLGVAAIFTYELPKGKANFEAAGLPLVTLTNYSVLIEFALENKTIDETELALLKEWKKDPENWVTD
- a CDS encoding YfbR-like 5'-deoxynucleotidase, coding for MGLNEFILGLNNLERITRAPGFFKHTEHTVAAHSYRVASIAQVLGDIEELHGQSIDWKLLYEKALNHDYTERFIGDIKTPVKYASKELRGMLQTVEEKMTDEFINQEIPEALQDVYRRRLFEGKDDTVEGELLAVSDKIDLLYESFDEISKNNPEKVYKEMFIEAVTTIKGFDHRPSVQYFFKEIFPELLNQEFYGKEDFLAAVSNIVKKEKE